Below is a window of Desulfovibrionales bacterium DNA.
CGCAATGCTTGCATCGGTGTGCTGACTGCGAATGGTCGATCGGGTCTACAGCATGTTTCAGGCTACGGAACCCTCGGAGCCCCGATGTTTTTTGAAGTGCTTCAGGATCGTCTTGACCGTTACCGTGTCGAAGCCTCTGGCCAGGCCTGTTTCTTGGAGTCCATTTCAGTCCGCGATATTCGCGGAGCGTTTGAGACCAACAGAAAAAAGTGGGCTCCTGACACAATTTTCCGCGCCAAAGCTATCACGCCATTGACGGCTCCTGTTCAACTCGATTTTGTTGATATAGGCCTTCTTCCCGCTCTGAAGGGCATGATTCACGGTAAGTTGGATCGTTTACTAAGGGATATACTTCAGGAAGCCGTCAATACTCATGAGGGAGTCACATCTGGTCTTAAGCCCGATGAGACCTTGCTCTTTCGCCTGGTTTTCCGGTTCCTTGCCGCCAAGATTTTCAAGGATAAGAAACATCCCGGCAACTGGGCTGCTCCTCAGGCAAATACCATAATAGAGGAAATCCAAAGGTTTTATGGGCTCACTGCACCCGACATGCAAAAGATTCTTGATGAGCCCGACACACAGCAGATTGTGTGGGATAAATTTCGAGATGCCTTTAACTTTCAAAACATTTCTGTGGACGACCTGGCGTTTATTTATGAAAATACTTTGATAAGAAAAGAAACCCGCAAACAATTTGGCATACATAGTACGCCAGCCGTTATAGCCGAACTTATCGTAGACCGCCTTCCTTTTGAATCATTACCCCAGGATCAACGTAACGTTCTCGAACCTTGTGCAGGTCACGGGGTTTTTTTGGTTGCTGCGTTGCGTCGGCTTCGGGAACTATTGCCTGCTTCATGGACGAACCAAGAGAGACACAAATATCTAAAAGACCGATTAGCTGCCATAGAAGTTGACTCTTTTGCTACTGAAGTCTGCCGCTTATCTCTGATGTTAGCGGATTATCCCAATCCGGACGGATGGCAAATCATATCTCAAGATGTCTTTAGCAGCGATGTTCTGGAGAAGCAATTAAAAACATCCCAAATTGTTCTCTGCAATCCCCCGTTTGAAGATTTTACTCAGCCGGAAAGAGAGCGTTATGGCAGCAGAATTCTAAGTGTACACAAACCCTATGAGGTTATACGCAGAGTGCTGGAACATCCCCCAGCCATGTTCGGTTTTGTGGTGCCAAAGTCCGCCATATTGGGGGGAAAATATAGAGATCTTCAAGACCATATTGCCCGAACCTATAAGAATATAGAGACAATAGCCCTACCGGATCGCATTTTCGCATTCTCGGATCAAGAAACTATGTTAGTCCTTGCATCAGAACAAAACAAAGCGACCCCAATAAATGTTTTTATCCGTACGTTTTGGGTACGCGAAAACTATAGGCAAACTTTCCTTGAAACAGGTCGATTGCCTGAAGGAATTGGCAAAAGCATAAATCGATCTACCCATACGGCACCTATTTCTCTCTGGAATGCTCCCCTCTCAGATATTTTGGATTATCTCAAGAGTAACCCAAAGTTAAAGGACATTGCAGATGTTCACAGAGGTATTGAGTGGAATATTTCGCTCGAAACGAATAGGAGCATTTTGATATCATCCGATCCAGAGCCTGGATTCAAAAAGGGGCTGGACAAAGTCCCCGGGAAAATAGAGCCCTACTGGGTTCAAGAATTCGTGTACCTCAATATGCATGAGCGGTATAGAAGAACAAATGCCCATTCACTTCCTTGGGATAGACCGAAGGTTATCGCTAATAGCCACATTATTAGCCGTGGACCTTGGCGGATTGTGGGGCATCCAGACTCAAAAGGTTTGGTTTGCCGTGAAAACTTTATTGGGATCTGGCCTAAAACGAATATTAACATTGAAGTGCTTTCAGCTCTCATCAACTCCCCCTTGGTCAATGCGGCCCTTTTTGTTCAGGAGGGCAAACGTCGCAACCGGAATGTGACACTCAAACAAATTCCTATCCCATTTCCCAAAGATATTGATAAAGAGAGGATTGTTTACCAGGTAAGGTACTATACCAAACTCAGGTCGGGAATCAAAAAAGGTTCGGTTAATGAATCTGCCATTCAAGAATGCATTAGAACTCTTATGGAGATCGATGGCTTGATCCTAAAAGCCTACGACCTGCCCCCAAGGCTCGAAAGGAAGCTAGTGGAATTCTTTAGAGGATATCGCCGACCCCTTCCATTTGATTTTCCCGGCTATTATCCCGAGGACTTTGTACCCTGTATTCCATTGCACAGATATCTCGAGATGGACTTGAAACAAGCCAGTGCCGGAGGACTTCTTAAAAGAATCGTCCCCTTTGATTCCGCAGATGTACATGAACTCGTAATGGATATTGAGAAAAGGCAATCCTGATGAATGGTTACCTGTTAGATACCAACGCTGCCAGTGTTCTTTGGGATGCCCGGCATCGGGATCACGATAGAATCAAAGCTTTTCTTGCCAATATTTCCCCCTCGCCCATTTGGATATCAATTATTGTGTTGGCAGAGATAGAATACGGGCTAAAGATAGCTCCTAAGATGCACGTAAGTCTGCAAAATGACGTCAGGAATGAGATGGCCAAGTTTTTCGAAATTCTTGACTTGGATAAGCACACAGTTGCCCCATATTCGGATCTTCGAGCCGAGTTGTTTAAGAAGTATTCACCAAGGAACCAGAAAGGAAGACTAACCGCAAAACGGCCAGAGAACCTTTTTGATCGAACAAGCGCCAAGGAGTTGGGTGTCCAGGAAAATGATATCTGGCTGGCATCACAGGCAATTCAATACAATTTAATACTGGTTACTGATGATCGCATGTCTCGGCTTGGGGAGGTCTCTAATCCCTTGAGCGAGCCACTGCAAATTGCTAAATGGAAATAGCAGCCACCTTCGCGCGGTATTACCACAGTGAAATTTCATGACTGAGAACATACGCTGGGGACTGGACAACCCGCATCCGTTTTCGCGGATGAAGACGGAATTGATTTGGGAAGGGAAGTATGACGAGTACGGCAACCGGCGGACGGTGGATATTGCGTGATGCGCCATGCCGCTTCAACGTACCGAGACGATTGATGAACCTGCCTTCCGTGCTATGGTGCAGGGTAATTTGTTTGAGCCGGGGCGGAATAAGGGGGTCATGTAAATATGCTTTTCTTGTTTTATTATTTGGCAAGAAAGTCTCATCGGCTCGCAACCAGCGGGTTATGGTCCGCCGGAGGCGGATATGTTACTGGGGTGTCAAGGAATTGGGGATGAAAGGTACTGCTGTTGGCAAATTACTGGGCATGGTTCAGTCTTCCGCCAGTCGGTCAGTAGCGCGCGGAGAAAGATTAGCTCTCGACCGTCAATTAAATCTGGTCGAATGACAAATCGCATAAAAGCATGACCGTCCCCCTTATCCTTATCTTACCTTTCCTGACATTCGATGTCCCTGTTTCGCCGAGCTGATTTTTTATGTCTCCTACAAAAGCGGTTCGAAACCTCAAAACTTAAGGTAGACAG
It encodes the following:
- a CDS encoding N-6 DNA methylase, translating into MNPDAVDILARVRNELNQLGYVDELLRQDYVFDDASATGTRELHIPLAAFAQWPPSYRNACIGVLTANGRSGLQHVSGYGTLGAPMFFEVLQDRLDRYRVEASGQACFLESISVRDIRGAFETNRKKWAPDTIFRAKAITPLTAPVQLDFVDIGLLPALKGMIHGKLDRLLRDILQEAVNTHEGVTSGLKPDETLLFRLVFRFLAAKIFKDKKHPGNWAAPQANTIIEEIQRFYGLTAPDMQKILDEPDTQQIVWDKFRDAFNFQNISVDDLAFIYENTLIRKETRKQFGIHSTPAVIAELIVDRLPFESLPQDQRNVLEPCAGHGVFLVAALRRLRELLPASWTNQERHKYLKDRLAAIEVDSFATEVCRLSLMLADYPNPDGWQIISQDVFSSDVLEKQLKTSQIVLCNPPFEDFTQPERERYGSRILSVHKPYEVIRRVLEHPPAMFGFVVPKSAILGGKYRDLQDHIARTYKNIETIALPDRIFAFSDQETMLVLASEQNKATPINVFIRTFWVRENYRQTFLETGRLPEGIGKSINRSTHTAPISLWNAPLSDILDYLKSNPKLKDIADVHRGIEWNISLETNRSILISSDPEPGFKKGLDKVPGKIEPYWVQEFVYLNMHERYRRTNAHSLPWDRPKVIANSHIISRGPWRIVGHPDSKGLVCRENFIGIWPKTNINIEVLSALINSPLVNAALFVQEGKRRNRNVTLKQIPIPFPKDIDKERIVYQVRYYTKLRSGIKKGSVNESAIQECIRTLMEIDGLILKAYDLPPRLERKLVEFFRGYRRPLPFDFPGYYPEDFVPCIPLHRYLEMDLKQASAGGLLKRIVPFDSADVHELVMDIEKRQS
- a CDS encoding type II toxin-antitoxin system VapC family toxin, which gives rise to MNGYLLDTNAASVLWDARHRDHDRIKAFLANISPSPIWISIIVLAEIEYGLKIAPKMHVSLQNDVRNEMAKFFEILDLDKHTVAPYSDLRAELFKKYSPRNQKGRLTAKRPENLFDRTSAKELGVQENDIWLASQAIQYNLILVTDDRMSRLGEVSNPLSEPLQIAKWK